CGAAAAGCAGCGGAGGCTGGTGCAGGAGATCAGCGAAAACTCGGAACAGCTCCTGGAGAAATCGCGCGAAATGTCGTCCAAGGCGCGCGAGCTCGAGGAAGCGGCTGACAAACGCGAAGACCTGGCCGAGGACCTCATGGGGAGGGCGGACAAGCTCGCCGAGGAGCAGAACCCGCTCCCGCTTTCCAAACGGTTCCCCTTTCATTTCGGGTTCGAACTGCGGCTCACCGACATCAACTCGCCCTCCGACAAGCAGCCCGACCTTTTGTTTCTGCATGGGCTGTTCGTCACCTATTCGGTGGCGCCCCTCTGCGACATCGGCCTGCGCGACATCATGCTGTATTCGCAGGAGACCGTGGTGGGCACCCGCTACGCGATCACGGGGTCTCCCGCGGCAAAGGTCGCATTCTTCCCTGTAAAGCGGCTGCAGCTCGGCGCGATCGCCGGTGTGTCGCTTCAGGGCCGCGTGGGGTGCCTGCGCCCGGCCGAAGTGAGCGCCGCGCCCTTTATCACCGCGATCAACGAGATATGGGTGCGCAACCATTTTTCAATAAGCCCCACGCTGCGGCTTAATTACGCTGCGTACGGCCCGTATTACACGGTTGCGCTGAGCCAGCATTCCGGCGTTTTGCCCCAGGGCGCGCTGTGGCTTGATCTTGGCATAGGATATAATTTCAACTTTTAACCCTGATGCGCGGAACTGACTTTAATCATTGAAAAAGACAATAGCGTTTGTAAATTGAATAAAAAAGCATCTGTCTGAAGGGAGAGACAATACAATGCAAAAATATTTTTTATCAACCATTCTCCGGATCGGGACAGCCGCTGCAATTGCCGCCGTGGCCGGCTGCGTCTTCAATGTCGAGCGCATTACCACGGAAAAAAGCGGGCAGATCCCCAGCGCCGGCTGCACCAGTGCTTCGGTCGACATGAGCGGCAATTCCGGCAACATAACGGTAAGCGGCGTGCAGGATTCGATCATCAAGGCGACGGTGACCGTAAGCGAGCTTTCCACGACCGGCTCCGCGTCCGCGCCGGCGGCGGACAAGCTCGAAGTTTCAATTGACACCGTTTCGGGCACCGGCACCGTTGCGTTTGCCTTCACGGACAACCAGAGCCTGTGGGAGCTGCTCAGGCTCGAAAGCATCGCCCTTTCCTGCAACGATATGCTTGGCGTTTCGGCAAAAACCACTTCCGGCAACATTACCCTGACCGGCATCAACGGGTTTGCCACGCTCAAAACGACCAGCGGCAACATCACGGCGGACGTGGTGAGCGGCTGCGACATCAACGTGGAGAGCGGCAACATCGACGTCACGCTCAAGCCGGAAACGGGTTTTGCCGGCGCATCGCTCAAAACGACCAGCGGCAATGTCAGGGTGAAGGTGCCCGGCACCTTCAAGGCCGACTTGGAACTTTCCACGACAAGCGGGAGCATCAGCGCGCCGGGCGGCGACAAGACCAAGCTGAACGGCGGCGACTCCACGGCCGTGATCACCTGCAAGACGACAAGCGGAAATATCAGGATTGAGACGTATTGAGATTTGCAGATAGGAAATAAGGAATCTGGGCGTTCCCCCCATTTGCAGGTGTAAACCCGCAAATGGGGGTCGGTTCTCCTTCCGGACTCGGCCTTCGGCCTCGTTACCGGACCGCCCGAGGCGCCTTCGGCGCCGGGCCGGCCGGTAATGCGCTCTAGCGCACCCTGCAGCCGCCCCTAACGCGCGGAAGAGATTTATCTTCCGCATTATCAATATTTACAAATGATCATAACCGCGGCCGGGAATTTAGCTTTCTCATTTTCTCTGTAGTAACTTTATAAATTTCCTGCTCCAACCGTCTCATTGTATTTTTAAAATTCATCTCCGGATTTTTTTCAACCATCAAACGGGCATATCCATCGTGAAACCATCATCCTTTCCGATCAAATTCAGCACTTCCATCCTCGCGGTGTGCTTTCTCCTTCTTTTCAGCAATTGCTACCTCTGGAAACAGGGCACCCGCCTCCTCTCCTACACCGCCTCCTCCGTACCGATAAAAAAAATGGAAAAAGACCCGAAAACCCCCGACTCGCTGCGGCACTTCTTCTCTCTTGTCAATGAGATCACGGCCTATGCGGCGGATTCGATCGGCCTTGCGAAGAACAGCAACTTCACAAAATTCGTCTCCATCCGCAAGCCGTATCTCATCGACCTTGTTGCCGCCGCGGGAAAAACGGATTTTGTCCCGTACCAGTGGTGCTATCCGCTGTTCGGGTGCTGGCCGCTCCGCGGTTATTTCGACAGCACCGACGCGATCAGGGAGGCGCAGCGGCTTAAAAAGCTCGGCTTGGACGTCTGCCTGGGCCGGGCCGAGGCGTTCAGCACGCTCGGTTTTCTCTCTGATCCAATTTATTCGTTCATGAAACGCTATTCGGTGTACCGGATCGCCAACCTCATCATCCACGAGCAGACGCACGCGACCGTCTATGTCAAAGACCATGTCGATTTCAACGAGGAGCTCGCCACCTTCACGGGAAACGAAGGAGCGCTTGCGTTCATACGGTCGAAATTCGGGGATTCCTCCACGCAGTTTCAAAATGCCGTGAAAGAATCAAAGGACGTTTCAACCTATTACCGGAGTGTCCAATCACTGTATCGCGCGCTTTCGGCGGTCTATTCCAGCACCGTTTCTCTGCAGGAAAAGCTTCAAAAAAAAGCAGGCGTCATCGCCGCGTTCAAAGACTCTATCGGCCGCAACTACGACGCCATGTTCCTGACGCAGGATTACCGCGGAATTGATAAACTGGACATCAACAACGCGTTCATCAGTCTCGACATGACCTATGCACTCGACCTAGACCTATTTTACAAGCTTTACGAGGAGGAAGACAAGGACCTGAGAAAAACCGTTGCGGCCGTGAAGTTGCTTTCAAAGAAAAAAGGCGATTGCAAGAAGAACCTGGAAGGGTTTCTTTCCCATAAATAAAGATTTCTCGCAAAGCTGCTATTGAAAAGTCATCAGGGGTACTGTGCTTGAAAACAAACCGCGGTTGACGGCGCGCCAGCGGCAAGGTTCATGAGCGATCGGGCGGAGGAAATAAAAGACGGTTGCTCGATCTCCGAATTGCTGAGATGGAAAAATTCCCCGCTTTTCGGATAAAAGGAGTCCGTCAATTCGGTAGAGGCAATGAGTATGGGATACGTCCATTGACGTGTGGGAAAGAGAAGAAGGTTACCGATGAAAAGCAAGCGTCCGACCAAAGGAAACCGGCGCCCGTCGGCAAAACGCAGGGATAAGCGGGCCGCGGATGCGCTGCGTGAGAGCGTGGAGCGGTTCGCGCAGTCGGCGCAGCAGAGCCGCACCATCACTTGGGAAGTGGACGCTTGCGGGCTTTACACATTTGTAAGCCCGGTAAGCGAGCGGGTCATCGGCTTCCGTCCCGACGAAATTGTGGGCAAACTCCACTTCTACGACCTGCATCCCGAGACCGGGAGAGAAGCTTTCAAAGCGGCGGCTTTCGACACGTTCCGCCGGAAAGATACGTTCAAGGCCCTCGAGAACCCGATTCTCACCAAGGACGGCAAGATGATCTGGGTCGTCACCAGCGGCATCCCCTTGCTGAATACTGACGGGACGCTGGCCGGCTACCGCGGTAACGACACGGACATCACCGAGCGTAAAAGGGCCGAGGAAGCGCTGCATATTTCGCAGCGGATGCTGCAGACGGTGCTGGACACCATCCCGGTGGCGGTCTTCTGGAAGGACCGAAACCTCCGCTATCTCGGCGGCAACCGAACGTGGCTAAATGCCGTCGGATTGAATTCTCCGGAACAAGTTGTCGGCAAGACCGACTTTGATCTCCCATGGGAAAAAGAGCAAGCGTCATCGTTCCGAGAGGATGACAAAAGGGTCATGGAAACCGACGCCGCAAAATACAATATCATTGAGCCGTTTCTCAGGGCGGATGGAACCCGGGCATGGGCCAAAACAAACAAAGTGCCCCTGCACGATGCTAGCGGCAACGTGATGGGGGTCCTCGGC
The genomic region above belongs to Chitinivibrionales bacterium and contains:
- a CDS encoding DUF4097 family beta strand repeat-containing protein — its product is MQKYFLSTILRIGTAAAIAAVAGCVFNVERITTEKSGQIPSAGCTSASVDMSGNSGNITVSGVQDSIIKATVTVSELSTTGSASAPAADKLEVSIDTVSGTGTVAFAFTDNQSLWELLRLESIALSCNDMLGVSAKTTSGNITLTGINGFATLKTTSGNITADVVSGCDINVESGNIDVTLKPETGFAGASLKTTSGNVRVKVPGTFKADLELSTTSGSISAPGGDKTKLNGGDSTAVITCKTTSGNIRIETY
- a CDS encoding aminopeptidase — translated: MKPSSFPIKFSTSILAVCFLLLFSNCYLWKQGTRLLSYTASSVPIKKMEKDPKTPDSLRHFFSLVNEITAYAADSIGLAKNSNFTKFVSIRKPYLIDLVAAAGKTDFVPYQWCYPLFGCWPLRGYFDSTDAIREAQRLKKLGLDVCLGRAEAFSTLGFLSDPIYSFMKRYSVYRIANLIIHEQTHATVYVKDHVDFNEELATFTGNEGALAFIRSKFGDSSTQFQNAVKESKDVSTYYRSVQSLYRALSAVYSSTVSLQEKLQKKAGVIAAFKDSIGRNYDAMFLTQDYRGIDKLDINNAFISLDMTYALDLDLFYKLYEEEDKDLRKTVAAVKLLSKKKGDCKKNLEGFLSHK